A window from Rhea pennata isolate bPtePen1 chromosome 1, bPtePen1.pri, whole genome shotgun sequence encodes these proteins:
- the MAB21L1 gene encoding putative nucleotidyltransferase MAB21L1 encodes MIAAQAKLVYHLNKYYNEKCQARKAAIAKTIREVCKVVSDVLKEVEVQEPRFISSLNEMDNRYEGLEVISPTEFEVVLYLNQMGVFNFVDDGSLPGCAVLKLSDGRKRSMSLWVEFITASGYLSARKIRSRFQTLVAQAVDKCSYRDVVKMVADTSEVKLRIRDRYVVQITPAFKCTGIWPRSAAHWPLPHIPWPGPNRVAEVKAEGFNLLSKECHSLAGKQSSAESDAWVLQFAEAENRLQMGGCRKKCLSILKTLRDRHLELPGQPLNNYHMKTLVSYECEKHPRESDWDESCLGDRLNGILLQLISCLQCRRCPHYFLPNLDLFQGKPHSALENAAKQTWRLAREILTNPKSLEKL; translated from the coding sequence ATGATCGCGGCCCAGGCCAAGCTGGTGTATCATCTGAATAAATACTACAACGAGAAATGCCAAGCCAGGAAAGCTGCCATCGCTAAAACGATCCGCGAAGTCTGCAAAGTGGTGTCGGACGTGCTGAAGGAGGTGGAGGTGCAGGAGCCGCGTTTCATCAGTTCCTTGAACGAGATGGACAACCGCTACGAGGGGCTGGAAGTCATCTCCCCCACGGAGTTTGAAGTGGTGCTTTATCTGAACCAAATGGGGGTTTTCAACTTCGTGGACGACGGCTCTTTGCCGGGCTGCGCGGTGCTAAAGTTAAGCGATGGGCGCAAGAGGAGTATGTCCCTCTGGGTGGAGTTCATCACGGCGTCTGGCTACCTCTCCGCTCGCAAAATCCGCTCCAGGTTTCAGACTCTGGTGGCTCAAGCCGTGGATAAATGTAGTTACAGAGATGTGGTAAAGATGGTAGCAGACACCAGCGAAGTGAAGCTGAGAATCAGGGATAGATACGTAGTGCAGATCACTCCGGCGTTCAAATGCACGGGGATCTGGCCAAGGAGTGCTGCCCACTGGCCGCTTCCCCACATCCCCTGGCCGGGACCCAACCGGGTGGCCGAGGTCAAGGCGGAGGGCTTCAACCTCCTGTCCAAGGAGTGCCACTCGCTGGCCGGCAAGCAGAGCTCAGCCGAGAGCGATGCCTGGGTGCTGCAGTTCGCCGAAGCCGAGAACAGACTGCAGATGGGCGGCTGCAGGAAGAAATGCCTCTCCATCCTCAAAACCTTACGGGACCGGCACCTGGAGCTGCCGGGCCAGCCCCTCAACAACTATCACATGAAGACTCTGGTTTCATACGAATGCGAAAAGCACCCCCGAGAATCGGACTGGGACGAGTCCTGCTTGGGGGACCGGCTCAACGGGATTTTACTGCAGCTCATCTCCTGCCTTCAGTGCAGGAGATGCCCACATTACTTCTTGCCCAACTTAGACCTGTTTCAGGGCAAACCTCATTCGGCCCTGGAAAACGCGGCCAAACAAACGTGGCGACTGGCTAGGGAAATACTCACCAACCCGAAAAGTTTGGAGAAACTTTAG